The following proteins are encoded in a genomic region of Alistipes shahii WAL 8301:
- a CDS encoding NADH-quinone oxidoreductase subunit N, producing MDYTSIFTLMRAEVTLTAILVFVFLYDLMAGERARRRFSAVVCCLMVVQVVVNLVPAAGGELFGGMFCHTPMDGIVKSMLSVGALIVFMQSDTWLRREDTRHKQGEFYILTLSTLLGMYFMIGAGNFLLFFIGLELASVPMACLVAFDKYKRYSAEAGAKYILCALFSSGLMLYGISFLYGTTGTLYFGDMAARIDGSPLLVMALVFFLSGLGFKISLVPFHLWTADAYQGAPTNVTAYLSVVSKGAAAFVLLTVLVKVFAPMTEQWQTLLWIVTVSSITVANLFAIRQKDLKRFMAFSSISQAGYIMLAVIGGSAIGMTSLVFYVLVYMAANLAVFGVLSAVEQHSGGRVSLEDYNGFSRTNPRLALLMTLALFSLAGIPPFAGFFSKFFVFAAAFSGGFHLLVFIALVNTVVSLYYYLLIVKAMYIMPGDAPIAAFRSDRYTRVSLALCMAGVLLLGIVSAVYDGINAFAFGL from the coding sequence ATGGATTACACCTCGATATTTACGCTGATGCGGGCCGAAGTGACCCTCACGGCGATTCTCGTCTTCGTGTTCCTCTACGACCTCATGGCCGGGGAGCGCGCACGCCGCCGCTTTTCGGCCGTGGTCTGCTGCCTGATGGTCGTGCAGGTGGTTGTGAACCTTGTTCCGGCTGCGGGGGGCGAACTCTTCGGCGGCATGTTCTGCCATACGCCGATGGACGGCATCGTCAAAAGCATGCTCTCCGTCGGGGCGCTGATCGTCTTCATGCAGTCCGACACGTGGCTGCGCCGCGAGGACACGCGCCACAAGCAGGGCGAATTCTACATCCTGACCCTCTCGACGCTGCTGGGCATGTATTTTATGATCGGCGCGGGCAACTTCCTGCTGTTCTTCATCGGTCTGGAGCTGGCTTCGGTCCCGATGGCCTGTCTGGTGGCCTTCGACAAATACAAACGCTATTCGGCCGAGGCGGGGGCCAAATACATCCTCTGCGCGCTGTTCTCGAGCGGACTGATGCTCTACGGCATCTCGTTCCTCTACGGAACGACCGGGACGCTCTATTTCGGCGACATGGCCGCCCGCATCGACGGTTCGCCGTTGCTGGTGATGGCCCTGGTCTTCTTCCTCTCGGGGCTCGGCTTCAAGATTTCGCTCGTGCCCTTCCACCTCTGGACGGCGGACGCCTACCAGGGCGCGCCGACGAACGTGACCGCCTATCTTTCGGTGGTCTCGAAGGGCGCTGCGGCGTTCGTGCTGCTGACGGTGCTCGTGAAGGTGTTCGCCCCGATGACCGAACAGTGGCAGACGCTGCTCTGGATCGTGACGGTGTCGAGCATCACCGTTGCGAACCTCTTCGCCATCCGGCAGAAGGACCTCAAGCGTTTCATGGCCTTCTCGTCCATCTCGCAGGCCGGATACATCATGCTGGCCGTCATCGGCGGCAGCGCCATCGGCATGACCTCGCTGGTCTTTTACGTGCTGGTCTACATGGCCGCCAACCTCGCGGTGTTCGGCGTGCTGTCCGCCGTCGAGCAGCACAGCGGCGGCAGGGTCTCGCTGGAGGACTACAACGGGTTTTCCCGCACTAATCCCCGCCTGGCGCTGCTGATGACCCTGGCGTTGTTCTCGCTGGCGGGAATCCCGCCCTTCGCCGGGTTCTTCTCGAAATTCTTCGTCTTCGCCGCGGCTTTCAGTGGCGGATTCCACCTGCTGGTCTTCATCGCGCTGGTCAACACGGTCGTGTCGCTCTATTACTACCTGTTGATCGTCAAGGCGATGTACATTATGCCCGGCGACGCGCCGATCGCGGCGTTCCGCAGCGACCGTTACACGCGCGTCAGCCTCGCGCTCTGCATGGCAGGCGTCCTGCTGCTGGGCATCGTCAGCGCGGTTTACGACGGCATCAACGCCTTTGCGTTCGGGCTTTGA
- a CDS encoding methylated-DNA--[protein]-cysteine S-methyltransferase: MTYTLQHETPVGPVTITATGEAVTQIRFGTTVPEGSAAVPETAATPLLLKAAAQLREYFAGTRRDFSLPLAPAGTPFQQSVWQALQTIPYGETRTYGHIAMQIGHNKSFRAVGMANNRNPIVIVIPCHRVLGYDGKLTGYAGGLDIKERLLALEKRR, encoded by the coding sequence GAAACGCCCGTCGGCCCCGTGACGATCACGGCTACGGGCGAGGCTGTGACGCAGATCCGTTTCGGCACGACAGTTCCGGAAGGCTCCGCGGCCGTCCCCGAAACCGCCGCCACACCCCTGCTGCTGAAGGCGGCGGCGCAGCTCCGGGAGTATTTCGCCGGCACGCGCCGCGACTTCTCGCTGCCGCTCGCACCCGCCGGAACGCCCTTCCAGCAATCTGTCTGGCAGGCGTTGCAAACCATCCCCTACGGCGAAACCCGCACCTACGGACATATCGCCATGCAGATCGGCCACAACAAATCGTTCCGCGCCGTCGGCATGGCCAACAACCGCAACCCCATCGTCATCGTCATTCCCTGCCACCGCGTCCTGGGTTACGACGGCAAGCTCACGGGCTACGCCGGAGGGCTCGACATCAAGGAACGGCTGCTCGCCCTGGAAAAGCGGCGATAA